The Toxotes jaculatrix isolate fToxJac2 chromosome 14, fToxJac2.pri, whole genome shotgun sequence genome window below encodes:
- the LOC121193521 gene encoding interleukin-12 subunit alpha, with the protein MPLIKLCITPALLLLVLSCPLWQVSQSLPVIKGPMTDSCVIYAGTLLRNISDALKQDQLFMGINCTKQSMELNMETNTPSACAPKEATCTGTAKSEFDQESCLTNIGEDLHHYYKFLTAQPDPDNLLGTVLSSLREFMENCFTSASTDLASEQDAADRQSTFNDRLSLCKVLKGFQVRTITINRVLAYMNSGEHTK; encoded by the exons ATGCCACTCATCAAGCTCT gcaTCACTCCTGCACTCCTGCTCTTAGTGCTCAGCTGTCCTCTGTGGCAGGTCAGCCAATCTCTGCCGGTGATTAAAGGACCCATGACAGACTCCTGTGTCATATATGCAGGAACACTTCTGAGGAACATCTCTGACGCTCTCAAACAG GATCAACTGTTCATGGGAATCAACTGCACAAAGCAAAGCATGGAGCTGAACATGGAGACTAACACACCATCTGCGTGTGCACCAAAG GAAGCAACATGCACTGGAACTGCTAAATCAGAATTCGATCAG GAGTCATGTCTGACAAACATTGGGGAGGATCTGCATCACTACTACAAATTTCTCACAGCTCAGCCAGATCCTGACAATTTACTTGGAACTGTTCTGTCCAGCCTCAGAGAATTCATGGAG AACTGCTTCACATCTGCGTCCACAGACTTGGCCTCAGAGCAG GATGCTGCAGACCGTCAAAGCACCTTCAATGACAGACTGAGCCTGTGCAAAGTGCTGAAGGGCTTCCAGGTCCGCACCATCACAATCAACAGAGTTCTTGCATACATGAACTCTGGTGAACACACTAAATAA
- the LOC121193297 gene encoding zona pellucida sperm-binding protein 3-like, translated as MDRNLQRTVSWWIVVLMSVSTLADSRLVYKRGSSVVPTRTHGNIQPKVSAVKQQQNAVRPRPVVVKCHSDSMEVVVQADMFDIGLQVDGKHLRLGSDPVLEESACRAFPSGQAEFTIRAHLTDCGTKLSSTKEKIIYSNVLVYSPESSSDGLLRLDGATISVECHYEKKYAVDSISLHPTWVPFVSRTSAEDQIDFKLQLMTDDWKFEKGSYSYFLGDPINFEVSAIIGNHMPLRVYVDHCVATATPDADATLRYDFIEHYGCLTDAYLTNSSSHFLPRAEEHKLRFRLDAFRFYQESSNEVYITCYVKAVPVMLTVSSQNRACSLIENRWRSVDGNDQACRSCDFSHRAEEPPSTEPPTTTISTKAWSAIISKESSVQNKPKQHPTSYIRFRPDQSLHDKPHQSSARLMKRRTDSKAEKTMQLGPLIILPSSKILTRPKDSKTVVSPQNKTT; from the exons ATGGACCGTAACCTGCAAAGAACCGTTTCTTGGTGGATTGTCGTCCTCATGTCAGTTTCTACCCTCGCAGACAGCCGGTTAGTGTACAAGCGAGGCTCCAGCGTGGTCCCGACCAGAACCCACGGTAACATCCAACCCAAAGTGTCAGCggtcaaacagcagcaaaacgCCGTGCGGCCTCGGCCTGTCGTGGTTAAGTGCCACTCGGACTCGATGGAGGTTGTGGTGCAGGCAGACATGTTTGATATAGGTCTTCAAGTGGATGGCAAACATCTCCGCCTGGGCTCAGATCCAGTGCTTGAGGAGAGTGCATGCAGAGCATTTCCGTCAGGACAGGCCGAATTCACCATCCGGGCCCACCTGACGGATTGTGGCACAAAACTCTCA TCGACAAAAGAGAAGATTATCTATTCTAACGTTCTGGTCTACTCACCTGAAAGTTCATCTGATGGTTTGCTTAGATTGGATGGAGCAACAATTTCAGTTGAATGCCATTATGAAAA GAAGTATGCTGTGGATAGTATTTCTCTACATCCCACCTGGGTTCCTTTTGTCTCCAGGACCTCAGCTGAAGACCAAATAGATTTCAAACTACAACTCATGACTG atGACTGGAAGTTTGAGAAAGGATCTTATTCATATTTCCTGGGTGACCCCATTAATTTTGAGGTCTCAGCCATCATTGGTAACCACATGCCCCTGCGCGTCTATGTTGACCACTGTGTTGCCACGGCAACTCCTGATGCAGATGCAACCTTAAGATATGACTTTATTGAGCATTATGG ATGTCTCACTGATGCTTACCTGACAAACTCTAGTTCCCATTTCTTACCAAGAGCTGAGGAGCACAAGCTGAGATTTCGGCTAGATGCCTTCAGATTTTACCAGGAGTCCAGCAACGAG GTCTACATAACCTGCTACGTGAAGGCTGTTCCAGTCATGTTAACTGTCAGCTCACAAAACAGGGCATGCTCTTTAATTGAGAACAG ATGGCGGTCAGTTGATGGGAATGATCAGGCATGTAGAAGCTGCGATTTCTCCCATCGGGCTGAGGAGCCTCCATCCACAGAACCCCCCACAACTACCATTAGCACCAAAGCGTGGTCCGCCATTATTTCAAAGGAGAGTTCAGTCCAGAACAAACCCAAACAACATCCAACCAGTTATATCCGTTTCCGTCCAGACCAGAGCCTACACGACAAACCTCATCAATCCTCTGCTAGATTAATGAAGAGAAGAACAGACAGCAAAGCAG AGAAAACTATGCAGCTGGGACCCCTTATTATTCTCCCATCCAGCAAAATTCTAACAAGGCCAAAAGATTCCAAAACGGTGGTTTCACCACAGAACAAGACCACCTGA
- the zgc:153615 gene encoding schwannomin-interacting protein 1, translating to MVHQEKHIYQAQRNERESIRQKLALGSFYDDEPVIYTSCSKNGPSSRLQSGVNLQVCFVNDSSSDKDSDAEDSRTETSLDTPLSPVSKQSSSLSDRDTAEEDSDPLDDCSGFWRVQRRLQEEARVALALARPMARMQVEVERQIQLHRRSPVADLLPHLPHISEGLMKRNLRRGDMRDMSLGQLQVITNDLHSQIQSLNEELVQLLLMRDELHVEQDAMLVDIEDLTRHAHSHHRHQAEKALSK from the exons ATGGTGCACcaggagaaacacatttaccag GCCCAGAGGAATGAAAGAGAGTCCATCAGGCAGAAACTTGCCCTTGGCAGTTTCTATGACGACGAGCCAGTCATCTACACCAGCTGCAGCAAGAACGGCCCGTCCTCCCG gCTGCAGAGTGGGGTGAACCTGCAGGTGTGTTTTGttaatgacagcagcagtgacaagGACAGTGATGCTgaggacagcaggacagagaccaGTCTGGACACACCGCTGTCACCTGTG AGCAAGCAGAGCTCTTCGTTGTCGGATCGGGACACGGCAGAGGAGGACTCAGACCCGCTAGATGACTGCAGCGGGTTCTGGCGGGTGCAGCGGAGACTGCAGGAAGAGGCCCGGGTAGCGTTGGCTCTAGCTCGACCCATGGCTCGCatgcaggtggaggtggagaggcaAATCCAACTGCACAGACGTTCACCTGTGGCTGACTTG CTTCCCCATTTGCCTCACATCAGCGAGGGCTTGATGAAGAGGAATTTGAGGCGAGGGGACATGAGGGACATGAGTCTTGGACAGCTGCAAGTCATCACAAACGACTTACACTCACAGATTCAGA GTTTAAATGAGGAGctggtgcagctgctgctgatgagggATGAGCTGCATGTGGAGCAGGACGCTATGTTGGTGGACATAGAGGACCTCACCAG GCACGCTCACAGCCATCACCGGCACCAGGCAGAGAAAGCTCTCTCTAAATAA
- the LOC121193370 gene encoding adhesive plaque matrix protein-like, giving the protein MAGEDGRRSRQTVAVILVLCSLASSLTCFILRGPRNKVQQDKVVSEAAVMEEKTGSIIFDEKVLNSESGSASAAGNDGFPHVDLDQSGDTEMFEQALQLKDVMAKEAAWRRLNPTLHCGQTKMKLKVMGPEAAALQLDMGNTHPLPLSQVPETCGYSVQQNALGLVLVVPYDGCNVMQENGNYVVPMSWLETPIKVTCPMLPGPNATAASTAPKPAPHPWKRPFPHRPWSLYRHKRQAPQPPFIYHPSSLYYPYLYQYYYMYMRPAPTTAPPTTTVKPDTTTTTKPTTEKPPQMKPPAYPYLYYPFYPYYPYYYPFPNFPVRTTVPPATTTGPSTTLTTTAKTTTPASTTPPATTKTPQKPSYPYFPYFPYYPYYPPPGQQLPENPDNSDIYYYPIIQHFYGKPPYQVTPSQPTQTTTQPPITTAKPGDTAKPTDSSPTTKPTTASAPTTTSAPTAQTTPSSSNYPGPMSPYVSYYNLPFTPYVSYKYSKDGKLPDYQKHMPQAGYKSGLQARAYPHPGFHYWQPVPWFSNSAEEGIPQFDRKKSTA; this is encoded by the exons ATGGCAGGAGAAGATGGAAGGAGATCACGTCAAACTGTAGCAGTCATATTGGTGCTGTGCTCTTTGGCCTCGAGTTTAACTTGCTTTATCTTGCGGGGGCCGAGAAATAAAGTTCAGCAGGACAAGGTAGTTAGtgaggctgcagtgatggaagaaaagacaggaagcaTAATCTTTGATGAGAAAGTGCTTAACTCTGAGTCAGgatctgcctctgctgcaggTAACGATGGATTCCCACATGTTGATTTGGATCAATCAGGAGACACAG AGATGTTTGAGCAGGCATTACAGCTGAAAGATGTCATGGCCAAAGAAGCAGCATGGAGGCGCTTGAACCCTACTCTGCACTGTGGTCAAACTAAGATGAAGTTGAAAGTCATGGGACCCGAGGCTGCTGCTTTACAGTTAGACATGG GCAACACACATCCCCTTCCTCTGAGCCAGGTGCCTGAAACCTGTGGATACTCAGTGCAGCAGAATGCACTGGGACTTGTTTTGGTTGTTCCCTATGATGGCTGCAATGTGATGCAAGAG AATGGAAACTATGTGGTGCCAATGAGTTGGCTGGAGACTCCAATTAAAGTCACCTGCCCCATGTTGCCAGGTCCTAATGCAACAGCTGCTTCAACTGCCCCCAAGCCTGCTCCTCATCCCTGGAAACGGCCTTTCCCTCACAGGCCCTGGAGCCTGTATCGTCACAAACGTCAGGCGCCTCAGCCCCCATTCATCTACCATCCTAGCAGTCTATATTATCCCTATTTGTACCAGTACTATTACATGTATATGAGACCAGCCCCAACCACTGCTCCTCCTACAACTACTGTGAAGCCTGACACCACCACAACTACCAAGCCAACAACAGAGAAACCACCTCAAATGAAGCCTCCTGCATATCCTTATCTGTACTACCCATTTTACCCTTATTATCCTTACTACTACCCTTTCCCAAATTTCCCAGTGAGGACCACTGTGCCACCAGCTACTACCACTGGACCTAGCACTACTTTGACTACTACAGCCAAGACAACTACTCCTGCCTCAACTACCCCTCCCGCAACTACCAAGACTCCTCAAAAGCCGTCATACCCCTACTTTCCATATTTTCCTTACTATCCCTACTACCCACCACCAGGACAACAGTTGCCAGAAAACCCTGATAACTCAGATATTTATTACTACCCAATCATCCAGCATTTCTATGGAAAACCTCCATACCAAGTGACTCCAAGTCAACCAACGCAAACAACTACTCAGCCTCCTATTACCACAGCTAAGCCAGGAGACACAGCTAAACCGACTGACTCGAGCCCTACGACGAAGCCAACAACTGCCTCTGCTCCcacaacaacttctgctcccACTGCACAAACAACGCCCAGCAGTAGCAACTATCCAGGCCCAATGAGTCCATATGTTTCTTACTACAATCTCCCCTTCACTCCGTACGTTTCATACAAATACAGTAAGGATGGCAAACTCCCAGATTACCAGAAACACATGCCTCAAGCTGGTTACAAATCTGGACTCCAGGCTCGAGCATACCCACATCCAGGCTTCCACTACTGGCAACCTGTGCCATGGTTTTCCAACTCAGCAGAGGAGGGCATTCCTCAATTTGACAGGAAAAAATCCACAGCCTAA